A section of the Quatrionicoccus australiensis genome encodes:
- a CDS encoding acyl-CoA dehydrogenase family protein, translated as MSTVAEPVTLDLETLIARDLAPRVTAIDLEGEYPEAFLRAAGQIGAFAGVVGTEYGGSGKGLGDTIAQMAKIGETCLSTAFTHWCQTACARYIQLSDNAVAKAEFLPALAAGRQLGGTGLSNTFKSCCEIERFLLTARRVEGGYEINGTLPWVSNLGDDHVFVTGCPVDGDGRLLFFIVKCNQAGFKLVDGAHFTALEGTRTLACQFRNVRIDDSRVLAHPEHAATYLQRIQPGMILAQLGMGLGLIRDCIALIERAGRTHQHINCFEDDQVEELQAALSGAEAETFRLAAQLDAGPAPETLPGLLTEVLRLRLAGGELSLRAANAAMLHQGARGYLRTAAPQRRLREAYFVAIVTPSLKHLRREIARREGKL; from the coding sequence ATGTCCACCGTAGCCGAACCCGTCACGCTCGACCTCGAAACGCTGATTGCCCGCGACCTGGCACCGCGCGTCACCGCCATCGATCTCGAAGGTGAATACCCGGAAGCCTTCCTGCGCGCCGCCGGCCAGATCGGCGCCTTCGCCGGCGTCGTCGGCACCGAATACGGCGGCAGCGGCAAGGGCCTGGGCGACACCATCGCGCAGATGGCGAAAATCGGCGAAACCTGCCTGTCGACCGCCTTCACGCACTGGTGCCAGACCGCCTGCGCGCGCTACATCCAGCTGTCCGACAACGCCGTGGCCAAGGCAGAATTCCTGCCCGCGCTCGCCGCCGGCCGGCAACTGGGCGGCACCGGCCTCTCCAACACCTTCAAGTCGTGCTGCGAGATCGAGCGCTTCCTGCTCACCGCCCGTCGCGTTGAGGGCGGCTACGAAATCAACGGCACGCTGCCCTGGGTTTCCAACCTCGGCGACGACCATGTCTTCGTCACCGGCTGCCCGGTCGACGGCGACGGACGCCTGCTTTTCTTCATCGTCAAATGCAACCAGGCAGGCTTCAAGCTCGTCGACGGCGCGCACTTCACCGCCCTCGAAGGCACGCGTACCCTGGCCTGCCAGTTCCGCAACGTACGCATCGACGACAGCCGCGTCCTCGCCCATCCCGAGCACGCCGCGACCTATCTGCAACGCATCCAGCCCGGCATGATCCTCGCGCAGCTCGGCATGGGCCTCGGCCTGATCCGCGACTGCATCGCGCTGATCGAGCGCGCCGGCCGCACCCACCAGCACATCAACTGCTTCGAGGACGACCAGGTTGAGGAACTACAAGCCGCCCTGAGCGGCGCCGAAGCCGAAACCTTCCGCCTCGCCGCCCAACTCGACGCCGGCCCGGCCCCGGAAACCCTGCCCGGCCTGCTCACCGAAGTGCTGCGCCTGCGCCTGGCCGGCGGCGAACTCTCGCTGCGCGCCGCCAACGCCGCCATGCTGCATCAAGGCGCGCGCGGCTACCTGCGCACGGCCGCGCCACAACGGCGCCTGCGCGAGGCCTACTTCGTCGCCATCGTGACGCCATCGCTGAAGCATCTGCGGCGGGAGATTGCGCGGCGGGAGGGGAAGTTGTAA
- a CDS encoding ABC transporter permease: MFCPGLGLLLALGLWWLAVHGLGRDSLMAARFAPEKTWQAMLELAAGPDIWQHALASLRRVGYGLAGALLLGVPLGLLVGSWPTFNRLTSTTFQFLRMISPLSWMPLAVMALGIGEAPVVFLIAFAAVWPIVLNVAAGIQAIDPMWLTLADSLGANRRERLWRITVPAIATHLLTGIRLAIGLIWVVLVPAEMLGVNAGLGYFILDTRDRMAYGELMACVLFIGLLGFALDWLARLAHRRWSGA; this comes from the coding sequence GTGTTCTGCCCCGGCCTCGGCCTGCTCCTGGCGCTCGGCCTGTGGTGGCTGGCGGTGCATGGCCTGGGGCGCGATTCGCTGATGGCGGCACGTTTCGCCCCGGAAAAGACCTGGCAGGCCATGCTCGAACTGGCGGCCGGGCCGGACATCTGGCAGCACGCACTGGCCAGCCTGCGCCGCGTTGGCTACGGGCTGGCCGGCGCCCTGCTGCTCGGCGTACCGCTCGGCCTGCTGGTCGGCAGCTGGCCGACCTTCAATCGCCTGACCTCGACCACCTTCCAGTTTCTGCGCATGATTTCGCCGCTGTCGTGGATGCCGCTCGCCGTCATGGCGCTCGGCATCGGCGAGGCGCCGGTCGTCTTCCTGATCGCCTTCGCCGCCGTCTGGCCGATCGTGCTCAACGTGGCCGCCGGCATCCAGGCGATCGACCCGATGTGGCTGACCCTGGCCGACAGCCTCGGCGCCAACCGGCGCGAACGCCTGTGGCGGATCACCGTGCCGGCCATCGCCACGCATCTGCTGACCGGCATCCGGCTCGCCATCGGCCTGATCTGGGTGGTGCTGGTGCCGGCCGAAATGCTCGGCGTCAATGCCGGCCTCGGTTACTTCATTCTCGACACCCGCGACCGCATGGCCTACGGCGAACTGATGGCCTGCGTGCTCTTCATCGGCTTGCTTGGCTTCGCCCTCGACTGGCTGGCCCGCCTCGCCCACCGCCGCTGGAGCGGCGCCTGA